A window of Diabrotica virgifera virgifera chromosome 9, PGI_DIABVI_V3a contains these coding sequences:
- the LOC126892414 gene encoding uncharacterized protein LOC126892414, which translates to MAGIPSQLVILTEDPVNSPIETALIIMRELFIFGVKDISLKKDRIFVMLSYTPNSKHLKRKFGNLPIRYMRTKIQSEGEFQKVEGAVKRYRFNQIDDEYEEFEKQQQIQTNAGIKRTLYIQGTSANKKIKPSTSTSSTPVVELHDDDYEDIEHFLTQRTPQ; encoded by the exons ATGGCAGGAATTCCATCACAACTAGTCATCTTAACAGAGGATCCCGTCAATTCTCCAATAGAGACGGCATTGATAATCATGAGGGAGCTGTTCAT ATTTGGCGTCAAAGATATCTCACTGAAGAAAGACAGGATTTTTGTCATGCTGTCATACACACCCAATTCGAAACACCTAAAAAGAAAATTTGGAAATCTTCCAATCCGCTACATGCGGACAAAAATTCAATCAGAGGGAGAATTCCAAAAAGTAGAAGGAGCGGTAAAAAGATATCGCTTCAACCAAATTGACGACGAATATGAGGAGTTCGAAAAACAACAGCAAATCCAAACAAATGCAGGTATAAAGAGGACGCTCTACATCCAGGGAACGTCAgcaaataagaaaataaaacctAGTACAAGTACAAGCAGTACTCCTGTGGTGGAGTTGCACGATGATGACTATGAGGACATAGAGCATTTTCTAACTCAGAGGACACCACAATGA